Proteins co-encoded in one Apis mellifera strain DH4 linkage group LG15, Amel_HAv3.1, whole genome shotgun sequence genomic window:
- the LOC408533 gene encoding mitogen-activated protein kinase kinase kinase 15 isoform X2, translating to MPSICGDTIDMTAAQPTIAEGISSTDSIGTHSDISGHTTISGRPRMDVACVLDLQQPEHLAQRRRALEEVRQACNLVNANIHHIQFEKLDFGETNVLDTFYNADVAVVDLSIQLQQSALFYHLGVRESFGMKENILLHNDIDTETTIRIKLSCGNYTFVSYRVVECGSCVATNPATTRITGEEVIDPKQHLTLKLKKLFQDVEVQSKAHMKEKFLADLRKARETYSGEELSKALNNMRKRLDDPNVLSGEVVLNVLISFREIQDYDAMVQLVDDLRTIPTHKNYINTPAIRNLYAFALNRRNKEGDRERALKVIEKALEKKENHVPDMLCLCGRIYKDKFVESRHTDKESLKNAIHWYRKGFEVQPNEYAGINLATLLVIAGNEFSKSEELQHIGMVLNNLIGKKGSLSSLKDYWDVATFFEISVLAEDYSKAIQAAECMFKLKPPNWYLKSTIGNISLIDRFRKKNEEAEVSPEEQIFSFWTDYFAEATKAEVGDSIRFPLLVLEPTKILMPSYVNVNLGAEEKSVQIWNLCLDNMKNNCKQVHDWLFTANMIRSVSLYKRDERCLFLYVHQNSDDFQMYFPSVQCRQRFYDLILEMTRDQEGMVTDLDAYMTDDRMKFEYELDDQNKRIMLGKGTYGIVYAARDLNTQVRIAVKEIRERNLGDVQPLHEEIKLHSQLRHRNIVQYLGSVSEEGYFKIFMEQVPGGSLSALLRSKWGPLKENESTIAYYTKQILEGLKYLHDQKIVHRDIKGDNVLVNTYSGVVKISDFGMSKRLAGLCPSTETFTGTLQYMAPEVIDKGQRGYGAPADIWSLGCTIVEMATGKPPFIELGSPQAAVFKVGYYKIHPEIPSELSERAKNFILRCFEPNPDIRATAAELLEDPFLNEKKKTNRLAAPPDFSRSISVPADRVERLGKSDKTNNNHIVSASPIQTSQSDDSMIGNTPSIETSETDTAGASMTRRSSSGGLLSPEVELGGQPGQKTGEEQEGFYLLKKDSQRRMTLTRVLTQDEAKICEVWMRDIQIELSTSQTVLQMNHLILLMRALRDYIAEQNQEVIVTAIRTLKEELDFDSTAITHLNLAIYLFQTAVNEVLRMHSIKPHWMFALDNLVRNAVQAAINVFSPELGANLLGQERVQSAGQGPEEGSISGVSTVNSVKSQKTGDSLDNKYWKEYRDQMGVLKMDNLRLLQELIESQKSYQALLQQVLEEQKVQVNTLTRLCESINRRIMKQESGYNSSLSGNTSQQLLSLTVNDTPSNTSCADQALIEWLQNLQIDDMTIERFLYEQYTLEDILNHVTRDDIRRLNFRGGIELRIWQAILKHRQSNN from the exons ATGCCATCCATTTGTGGCGATACAATAGACATGACTG ctGCACAACCAACAATCGCAGAAGGTATTTCTAGTACTGACAGTATTGGAACACATAGTGATATTTCTGGACATACAACCATTTCTGGAAGACCTAGAATGGATGTAGCTTGTGTTTTGGATCTACAACAACCAGAACATTTGGCTCAGAGAAGAAGAGCTTTAGAAGAAGTTAGACAAGCATGTAATTTAGTTAATGCTAATATACATCATATTcag tttgaaaaattggattttGGAGAAACAAATGTACttgatacattttataatgcaGATGTAGCTGTTGTAGACTTAAGTATTCAGTTGCAACAATCTGCTTTGTTTTATCATCTTGGTGTTAGAGAAAGTTTTggtatgaaagaaaatattttgttacataATGATATAGACACAGAAACAACAATCAGAATTaag TTATCATGTGGTAACTACACGTTTGTTTCATACCGTGTGGTGGAATGTGGTTCATGTGTAGCAACAAATCCAGCTACTACTAGAATTACTGGAGAAGAAGTAATAGATCCAAAACAACATCTTACGTTGaagcttaaaaaattatttcaagatgTAGAAGTACAATCTAA agcgcacatgaaagaaaaattcttagcTGATTTACGAAAAGCGCGTGAAACATATTCGGGAGAAGAACTTTCGAAAGCATTAAACAATATGCGTAAACGTTTAGATGATCCAAACGTTTTATCTGGAGAAGTTGTTCTAAACGTTTTGATTTCCTTCCGTGAGATACag GATTATGATGCAATGGTACAATTAGTTGACGATCTAAGAACAATACCgactcataaaaattatatcaatactccggctattcgaaatttatatgcaTTTGCATTAAATCGACGAAATAAAGAAGGTGATAGAGAAAGAGCATTGAAAGTTATTGAAAAAgctttggaaaagaaagaaaatcatgTCCCTGATATGTTATGTTTATgtggaagaatatataaagataaatttgtaGAAAGTAGACATACTGataaagaaagtttaaaaaatgcaattcaTTGGTATAGAAAAGGTTTTgag GTTCAACCAAATGAATATGCGGGAATTAATCTCGCTACATTACTCGTTATAGCaggaaatgaattttctaaaaGTGAAGAATTACAACATATAGGCATGgtattaaataatctaattggCAAGAAAGGTAGTTTATCAAGTTTGAAAGATTACTGGGATGTAGCAACATTTTTTGAGATTAGTGTACTTGCCGAGGATTATTCGAAAGCTATTCAAGCTGCCGAATGCATGTTTAAATTGAAGCCACCAAATTG gTACCTGAAATCTACAATAGGAAACATATCGCTGATAGATAGATTTCGtaaaaagaatgaagaagCTGAGGTTTCACCAGAGGAgcaaatatttagtttttggACGGACTACTTTGCCGAAGCTACAAAAGCGGAAGTTGGAGATAGTATACGGTTTCCA ctCTTAGTGTTGGAGCCAACGAAGATCTTGATGCCGAGCTATGTAAACGTTAACCTCGGAGCAGAAGAAAAATCGGTGCAAATTTGGAATTTGTGCTTGGATAATATGAAGAATAATTGCAAACAAGTTCACGATTGGTTATTTACCGCAAATATGATACGTAGTGTAAGCTTATACAAAAGAGATGAACGCTGCCTTTTTCTGTATGTTCATCAAAATTCTGATGATTTCCAAATGTATTTTCCGTCTGTTCAATGCAGACAAAGAttctatgatttaattttggaaatgacCAGAGATCAAGAAGGCATGGTTACAGATTTAGATGCATACATGACTGATGATAGAATGAAG tTTGAATATGAATTGGATGAccaaaataaacgaataatgcTAGGTAAAGGTACATATGGAATTGTCTATGCAGCTCGAGATTTAAATACGCAAGTGAGAATTGCTGTAAAAGAAATTCGTGAACGGAATTTAGGAGATGTGCAACCGTTACAcgaggaaattaaattacatagtCAATTAAGGCATAGAAATATCGTACAATATCTAGGTTCAGTAAGCGAAGAaggatatttcaaaattttcatggaACAAGTCCCTGGag gtaGTTTATCAGCTTTGTTAAGATCAAAATGGGGacctttaaaagaaaatgaatctaCAATTGCTTATTATACTAAACAAATCTTGGAAGGTTTGAAATATCTTCATGATCAAAAAATCGTTCATAGAGATATTAaag gCGATAATGTTTTAGTAAATACATATAGCGGGGTAGTGAAAATTTCAGATTTTGGTATGTCGAAACGATTAGCCGGTTTATGTCCAAGTACGGAAACATTTACTGGAACATTACAATATATGGCACCGGAAGTTATCGATAAAGGACAACGTGGATATGGTGCCCCa gcTGATATTTGGTCTCTGGGTTGTACAATAGTCGAAATGGCAACTGGTAAACCACCATTTATTGAATTAGGTTCTCCTCAAGCAGCAGTGTTTAag gttggatattataaaatacatccTGAAATTCCATCTGAATTATCCGAAAgagcaaaaaattttatattacgttGTTTTGAACCTAATCCTGACATAAGAGCAACTGCAGCTGAATTATTAGaagatccatttttaaatga gaagaaGAAAACTAATCGTTTAGCAGCACCACCTGATTTTAGTAGAAGTATTTCAGTACCTGCTGACAGAGTTGAACGTTTAGGCAAATCTGacaaaacgaataataatcatatcgtTTCTGCTTCTCCTATTCAAACTTCACAATCCGATGATAG tatgATAGGAAATACACCATCTATAGAAACAAGTGAAACTGACACAGCTGGAGCTTCAATGACGAGAAGAAGTTCTTCTGGTGGTTTATTATCACCAGAAGTTGAATTAGgag GACAACCTGGTCAAAAAACTGGTGAGGAACAAGAAGGTTTTtatctattgaaaaaagatagtCAAAGAAGAATGACATTAACCAGAGTTCTTACTCAAGATGAAGCAAAAATTTGTGAAGTATGGATGAGAGATATTCAAATAGAATTGTCAACAAGTCAAACTGTTCTGCAAAtg aatcatttaattttactaatgCGTGCCTTGAGAGATTATATTGCGGAACAAAATCAAGAAGTAATTGTAACAGCCATTAGaacattaaaagaagaattggatTTCGATTCTACTGCTATTACTCATCTGAATCtagctatttatttatttcaaacagCAGTGAATGAAGTTTTACGAATGCATAGTATAAAGCCTCATTGGATGTTTGCATTGGATAATTTAGTCAGAAATGCTGTACAAGCTGCTATCAATGTATTTTCTCctg aacTTGGTGCTAATTTGCTTGGTCAAGAGCGTGTGCAATCTGCTGGTCAAGGACCAGAAGAAGGATCTATATCTGGCGTGTCAACCGTAAATTCTGTAAAATCACAAAAAACTGGCGATtctttagataataaatattggaaagaatATCGGGATCAAATGggagttttaaaaatggacaatttaagattattacaAGAATTGATTGAAAGTCAAAAATCATATCAAGCTTTGTTGCAACAAGTTCTCGAAGAACAAAAAGTTCAAGTTAATACTTTAACACGTCTTTGTGAAAGTATAAATAGGCGTATTATGAAACAAGAATCAGG ttataattcaTCATTATCTGGAAACACATCACAACAGCTACTTTCTTTAACTGTTAATGATACACCCTCTAATACTTCATGCGCTGACCAGGCTCTTATTGAATGGTTACAAAATCTTCAGATAGATGATATGACAATTGAAagg TTCCTATATGAGCAATATACattagaagatattttaaatcatgttACTCGTGACGATATTCGCAGACTTAATTTCAG aggAGGAATTGAATTAAGGATATGGCAAGCTATATTAAAACATCGACAaagcaataattaa
- the LOC408533 gene encoding mitogen-activated protein kinase kinase kinase 15 isoform X1: MPSICGDTIDMTAAQPTIAEGISSTDSIGTHSDISGHTTISGRPRMDVACVLDLQQPEHLAQRRRALEEVRQACNLVNANIHHIQFEKLDFGETNVLDTFYNADVAVVDLSIQLQQSALFYHLGVRESFGMKENILLHNDIDTETTIRIKLSCGNYTFVSYRVVECGSCVATNPATTRITGEEVIDPKQHLTLKLKKLFQDVEVQSKAHMKEKFLADLRKARETYSGEELSKALNNMRKRLDDPNVLSGEVVLNVLISFREIQDYDAMVQLVDDLRTIPTHKNYINTPAIRNLYAFALNRRNKEGDRERALKVIEKALEKKENHVPDMLCLCGRIYKDKFVESRHTDKESLKNAIHWYRKGFEVQPNEYAGINLATLLVIAGNEFSKSEELQHIGMVLNNLIGKKGSLSSLKDYWDVATFFEISVLAEDYSKAIQAAECMFKLKPPNWYLKSTIGNISLIDRFRKKNEEAEVSPEEQIFSFWTDYFAEATKAEVGDSIRFPLLVLEPTKILMPSYVNVNLGAEEKSVQIWNLCLDNMKNNCKQVHDWLFTANMIRSVSLYKRDERCLFLYVHQNSDDFQMYFPSVQCRQRFYDLILEMTRDQEGMVTDLDAYMTDDRMKFEYELDDQNKRIMLGKGTYGIVYAARDLNTQVRIAVKEIRERNLGDVQPLHEEIKLHSQLRHRNIVQYLGSVSEEGYFKIFMEQVPGGSLSALLRSKWGPLKENESTIAYYTKQILEGLKYLHDQKIVHRDIKGDNVLVNTYSGVVKISDFGMSKRLAGLCPSTETFTGTLQYMAPEVIDKGQRGYGAPADIWSLGCTIVEMATGKPPFIELGSPQAAVFKVGYYKIHPEIPSELSERAKNFILRCFEPNPDIRATAAELLEDPFLNEKKKTNRLAAPPDFSRSISVPADRVERLGKSDKTNNNHIVSASPIQTSQSDDSGGLTKSSPLRERSPAHLLSPIRMPTATLSFNSMIGNTPSIETSETDTAGASMTRRSSSGGLLSPEVELGGQPGQKTGEEQEGFYLLKKDSQRRMTLTRVLTQDEAKICEVWMRDIQIELSTSQTVLQMNHLILLMRALRDYIAEQNQEVIVTAIRTLKEELDFDSTAITHLNLAIYLFQTAVNEVLRMHSIKPHWMFALDNLVRNAVQAAINVFSPELGANLLGQERVQSAGQGPEEGSISGVSTVNSVKSQKTGDSLDNKYWKEYRDQMGVLKMDNLRLLQELIESQKSYQALLQQVLEEQKVQVNTLTRLCESINRRIMKQESGYNSSLSGNTSQQLLSLTVNDTPSNTSCADQALIEWLQNLQIDDMTIERFLYEQYTLEDILNHVTRDDIRRLNFRGGIELRIWQAILKHRQSNN, encoded by the exons ATGCCATCCATTTGTGGCGATACAATAGACATGACTG ctGCACAACCAACAATCGCAGAAGGTATTTCTAGTACTGACAGTATTGGAACACATAGTGATATTTCTGGACATACAACCATTTCTGGAAGACCTAGAATGGATGTAGCTTGTGTTTTGGATCTACAACAACCAGAACATTTGGCTCAGAGAAGAAGAGCTTTAGAAGAAGTTAGACAAGCATGTAATTTAGTTAATGCTAATATACATCATATTcag tttgaaaaattggattttGGAGAAACAAATGTACttgatacattttataatgcaGATGTAGCTGTTGTAGACTTAAGTATTCAGTTGCAACAATCTGCTTTGTTTTATCATCTTGGTGTTAGAGAAAGTTTTggtatgaaagaaaatattttgttacataATGATATAGACACAGAAACAACAATCAGAATTaag TTATCATGTGGTAACTACACGTTTGTTTCATACCGTGTGGTGGAATGTGGTTCATGTGTAGCAACAAATCCAGCTACTACTAGAATTACTGGAGAAGAAGTAATAGATCCAAAACAACATCTTACGTTGaagcttaaaaaattatttcaagatgTAGAAGTACAATCTAA agcgcacatgaaagaaaaattcttagcTGATTTACGAAAAGCGCGTGAAACATATTCGGGAGAAGAACTTTCGAAAGCATTAAACAATATGCGTAAACGTTTAGATGATCCAAACGTTTTATCTGGAGAAGTTGTTCTAAACGTTTTGATTTCCTTCCGTGAGATACag GATTATGATGCAATGGTACAATTAGTTGACGATCTAAGAACAATACCgactcataaaaattatatcaatactccggctattcgaaatttatatgcaTTTGCATTAAATCGACGAAATAAAGAAGGTGATAGAGAAAGAGCATTGAAAGTTATTGAAAAAgctttggaaaagaaagaaaatcatgTCCCTGATATGTTATGTTTATgtggaagaatatataaagataaatttgtaGAAAGTAGACATACTGataaagaaagtttaaaaaatgcaattcaTTGGTATAGAAAAGGTTTTgag GTTCAACCAAATGAATATGCGGGAATTAATCTCGCTACATTACTCGTTATAGCaggaaatgaattttctaaaaGTGAAGAATTACAACATATAGGCATGgtattaaataatctaattggCAAGAAAGGTAGTTTATCAAGTTTGAAAGATTACTGGGATGTAGCAACATTTTTTGAGATTAGTGTACTTGCCGAGGATTATTCGAAAGCTATTCAAGCTGCCGAATGCATGTTTAAATTGAAGCCACCAAATTG gTACCTGAAATCTACAATAGGAAACATATCGCTGATAGATAGATTTCGtaaaaagaatgaagaagCTGAGGTTTCACCAGAGGAgcaaatatttagtttttggACGGACTACTTTGCCGAAGCTACAAAAGCGGAAGTTGGAGATAGTATACGGTTTCCA ctCTTAGTGTTGGAGCCAACGAAGATCTTGATGCCGAGCTATGTAAACGTTAACCTCGGAGCAGAAGAAAAATCGGTGCAAATTTGGAATTTGTGCTTGGATAATATGAAGAATAATTGCAAACAAGTTCACGATTGGTTATTTACCGCAAATATGATACGTAGTGTAAGCTTATACAAAAGAGATGAACGCTGCCTTTTTCTGTATGTTCATCAAAATTCTGATGATTTCCAAATGTATTTTCCGTCTGTTCAATGCAGACAAAGAttctatgatttaattttggaaatgacCAGAGATCAAGAAGGCATGGTTACAGATTTAGATGCATACATGACTGATGATAGAATGAAG tTTGAATATGAATTGGATGAccaaaataaacgaataatgcTAGGTAAAGGTACATATGGAATTGTCTATGCAGCTCGAGATTTAAATACGCAAGTGAGAATTGCTGTAAAAGAAATTCGTGAACGGAATTTAGGAGATGTGCAACCGTTACAcgaggaaattaaattacatagtCAATTAAGGCATAGAAATATCGTACAATATCTAGGTTCAGTAAGCGAAGAaggatatttcaaaattttcatggaACAAGTCCCTGGag gtaGTTTATCAGCTTTGTTAAGATCAAAATGGGGacctttaaaagaaaatgaatctaCAATTGCTTATTATACTAAACAAATCTTGGAAGGTTTGAAATATCTTCATGATCAAAAAATCGTTCATAGAGATATTAaag gCGATAATGTTTTAGTAAATACATATAGCGGGGTAGTGAAAATTTCAGATTTTGGTATGTCGAAACGATTAGCCGGTTTATGTCCAAGTACGGAAACATTTACTGGAACATTACAATATATGGCACCGGAAGTTATCGATAAAGGACAACGTGGATATGGTGCCCCa gcTGATATTTGGTCTCTGGGTTGTACAATAGTCGAAATGGCAACTGGTAAACCACCATTTATTGAATTAGGTTCTCCTCAAGCAGCAGTGTTTAag gttggatattataaaatacatccTGAAATTCCATCTGAATTATCCGAAAgagcaaaaaattttatattacgttGTTTTGAACCTAATCCTGACATAAGAGCAACTGCAGCTGAATTATTAGaagatccatttttaaatga gaagaaGAAAACTAATCGTTTAGCAGCACCACCTGATTTTAGTAGAAGTATTTCAGTACCTGCTGACAGAGTTGAACGTTTAGGCAAATCTGacaaaacgaataataatcatatcgtTTCTGCTTCTCCTATTCAAACTTCACAATCCGATGATAG TGGAGGACTGACAAAGTCAAGCCCATTGAGGGAGCGCAGTCCAGCACACCTTCTGTCTCCTATTAGAATGCCCACTGCAACCCTTTCTTTTAACAG tatgATAGGAAATACACCATCTATAGAAACAAGTGAAACTGACACAGCTGGAGCTTCAATGACGAGAAGAAGTTCTTCTGGTGGTTTATTATCACCAGAAGTTGAATTAGgag GACAACCTGGTCAAAAAACTGGTGAGGAACAAGAAGGTTTTtatctattgaaaaaagatagtCAAAGAAGAATGACATTAACCAGAGTTCTTACTCAAGATGAAGCAAAAATTTGTGAAGTATGGATGAGAGATATTCAAATAGAATTGTCAACAAGTCAAACTGTTCTGCAAAtg aatcatttaattttactaatgCGTGCCTTGAGAGATTATATTGCGGAACAAAATCAAGAAGTAATTGTAACAGCCATTAGaacattaaaagaagaattggatTTCGATTCTACTGCTATTACTCATCTGAATCtagctatttatttatttcaaacagCAGTGAATGAAGTTTTACGAATGCATAGTATAAAGCCTCATTGGATGTTTGCATTGGATAATTTAGTCAGAAATGCTGTACAAGCTGCTATCAATGTATTTTCTCctg aacTTGGTGCTAATTTGCTTGGTCAAGAGCGTGTGCAATCTGCTGGTCAAGGACCAGAAGAAGGATCTATATCTGGCGTGTCAACCGTAAATTCTGTAAAATCACAAAAAACTGGCGATtctttagataataaatattggaaagaatATCGGGATCAAATGggagttttaaaaatggacaatttaagattattacaAGAATTGATTGAAAGTCAAAAATCATATCAAGCTTTGTTGCAACAAGTTCTCGAAGAACAAAAAGTTCAAGTTAATACTTTAACACGTCTTTGTGAAAGTATAAATAGGCGTATTATGAAACAAGAATCAGG ttataattcaTCATTATCTGGAAACACATCACAACAGCTACTTTCTTTAACTGTTAATGATACACCCTCTAATACTTCATGCGCTGACCAGGCTCTTATTGAATGGTTACAAAATCTTCAGATAGATGATATGACAATTGAAagg TTCCTATATGAGCAATATACattagaagatattttaaatcatgttACTCGTGACGATATTCGCAGACTTAATTTCAG aggAGGAATTGAATTAAGGATATGGCAAGCTATATTAAAACATCGACAaagcaataattaa